Proteins encoded in a region of the Pseudomonas syringae KCTC 12500 genome:
- a CDS encoding co-regulatory protein PtrA N-terminal domain-containing protein translates to MKAINVVVITLSLAMSSLALAEGGGDRTYERTEKARVAALENRKSASEAQEDVAQEKPTTEKQKHHC, encoded by the coding sequence ATGAAAGCTATCAACGTTGTGGTTATTACACTCAGTTTGGCTATGTCGTCACTGGCCCTTGCCGAGGGCGGCGGCGATCGCACCTATGAGCGCACGGAGAAAGCTCGTGTGGCCGCACTGGAGAACCGCAAATCAGCCTCTGAAGCGCAAGAAGATGTTGCACAGGAAAAGCCCACGACTGAAAAGCAGAAGCACCATTGCTGA
- a CDS encoding DUF3732 domain-containing protein, with product MAFDQISRPYYPQRGEDESTIGENEEVLAMRRHLDFLFNKTAAQKDLQVLLIEHAFFGDDRPLDS from the coding sequence TTGGCATTCGACCAAATCAGCCGTCCCTACTATCCCCAGCGTGGCGAAGATGAGTCGACCATTGGTGAGAACGAAGAGGTTTTGGCTATGCGCCGGCACTTAGACTTCCTGTTCAATAAGACCGCTGCACAGAAGGACTTACAGGTGCTGCTCATCGAGCACGCATTTTTCGGTGATGATCGCCCTTTGGATAGCTAG
- the msrA gene encoding peptide-methionine (S)-S-oxide reductase MsrA, whose protein sequence is MTNPTETAILAGGCFWGMQDLLRRYPGVLHTRVGYTGGDVPNATYRNHGNHAEAIEIVFDPAVISYRQILEFFFQIHDPSTPNRQGNDLGPSYRSAIYYLSEQQRDIAEDTAADVDASKLWPGRVVTQIEPAREFWEAEPEHQDYLERIPNGYTCHFIRPNWKLPKRA, encoded by the coding sequence ATGACCAACCCAACCGAAACCGCCATCCTTGCCGGCGGCTGCTTCTGGGGCATGCAAGATTTGTTGCGACGCTACCCCGGCGTGCTGCATACGCGAGTCGGCTACACCGGTGGTGACGTACCGAACGCCACCTACCGCAACCACGGCAACCATGCCGAAGCGATTGAGATCGTGTTTGACCCGGCGGTAATCAGCTACCGGCAGATTCTTGAGTTCTTTTTCCAGATCCATGACCCGAGCACGCCTAATCGGCAGGGCAATGATCTTGGGCCAAGCTATCGTTCGGCGATTTACTACCTGAGCGAACAGCAAAGGGATATTGCCGAAGATACCGCGGCTGACGTGGACGCCTCCAAGCTGTGGCCGGGGCGTGTGGTTACGCAAATCGAGCCCGCGAGGGAGTTCTGGGAGGCGGAGCCGGAGCATCAGGATTATCTGGAGCGGATACCGAACGGGTATACCTGCCACTTCATCCGGCCGAACTGGAAGTTGCCGAAGCGGGCTTGA
- a CDS encoding membrane protein codes for MIHDHEYSLLGGINRALIGRYLTILASAISGIAVFLLLSAADLAEKYNLPVNLPPTALSLIGAGIVFALLYALFNKTIWKWRWAVKYLKVPDLSGEWQCTGTTLDTEGNPFRSWKADVYICQTWDKIRVRLKTDQSGSNSITAALVHDEADGYRLLYNYRNDPNPGEPELRGHVGSANLLFTKSLDCAQGDYFNGYGRPTYGRMELRRKNEHIN; via the coding sequence ATGATTCATGATCACGAATACAGCTTGTTGGGAGGAATCAATCGAGCTCTTATTGGCAGATATTTGACAATCCTGGCAAGCGCGATTTCCGGCATTGCGGTATTTTTGCTGCTATCAGCTGCAGACCTGGCTGAAAAGTATAACCTACCTGTAAATCTTCCACCGACAGCCCTGTCGCTCATTGGCGCAGGTATAGTCTTTGCCTTGTTATATGCTCTGTTCAATAAGACAATTTGGAAATGGCGCTGGGCAGTTAAATATCTAAAAGTTCCAGACCTGTCGGGAGAGTGGCAGTGCACTGGAACCACGCTGGACACCGAAGGAAATCCGTTTCGCTCCTGGAAAGCTGATGTATATATTTGTCAAACTTGGGACAAGATTAGAGTGCGTTTGAAGACAGATCAATCAGGCTCCAACAGTATCACTGCGGCGTTGGTTCACGACGAAGCTGACGGATACCGCCTTCTTTATAACTATCGGAATGATCCTAATCCCGGCGAACCTGAGCTTCGGGGACATGTTGGCAGCGCAAACCTTTTGTTTACTAAATCACTAGATTGCGCACAGGGTGACTATTTTAACGGTTACGGTCGGCCCACCTATGGGCGAATGGAGCTAAGGAGAAAGAATGAACACATCAATTAA
- a CDS encoding helix-turn-helix domain-containing protein, with translation MRRHSSVLQADFEGGVSQSHISRLERGESSVTLERLEEIAAHLNVHPLTLVTLTWGASEQIPPAELLERVRQELESLDGLFQPIVLDGQPATHPRIIEAEKVRDEVQRLKALGHTKAEISRLMGIAKSTAARHW, from the coding sequence ATGCGCCGCCACAGCTCCGTCCTCCAGGCTGACTTTGAAGGCGGGGTTTCGCAATCCCACATCAGTCGCCTGGAAAGAGGTGAATCTAGTGTCACGCTGGAGAGACTAGAAGAGATCGCCGCGCACCTGAACGTGCACCCACTTACTTTGGTTACTCTTACATGGGGAGCTAGTGAGCAGATTCCGCCGGCAGAGCTGCTGGAGCGCGTCCGTCAGGAGCTCGAATCTCTCGATGGGCTTTTTCAGCCAATCGTTCTCGATGGCCAGCCTGCTACACATCCTCGGATCATTGAGGCGGAAAAAGTGCGCGATGAAGTACAGCGCCTGAAAGCGCTTGGGCACACCAAGGCAGAGATCTCCCGGCTGATGGGGATTGCAAAATCGACCGCTGCACGCCATTGGTGA
- a CDS encoding formate/nitrite transporter family protein, translated as MSLNTPQQIAEIAVESGVKKAHLGLPSLMILGFLAGAFIALGFLLDIHVSTMIPHEWASLGNLLGAVVFPVGLILVVLAGGELLTGNMMSLPMALFAGRIGLGQLVRNWVLVTLANLIGALFVAYCFGHVVGLTEGAFMAKTVAIANAKVGASFEQAFISGIGCNWLVCLAVWLSYASKDVIGKVVGMWFPVMAFVAIGFQHIVANMFVIPAAIFAGALSWAQFGDNFVPVFLGNAVGGAVFVGLAYHLAFFNAATKPVEMSRTSGAQTSE; from the coding sequence ATGTCTTTGAACACCCCGCAGCAAATCGCTGAAATTGCCGTCGAAAGCGGCGTCAAGAAAGCCCACTTGGGCCTGCCGTCGTTGATGATCCTGGGCTTTCTGGCAGGGGCTTTCATCGCCCTCGGGTTTCTTCTCGATATTCATGTCAGCACCATGATCCCTCACGAGTGGGCGTCGCTGGGCAATCTGCTTGGCGCTGTGGTGTTTCCGGTCGGGCTGATTCTGGTGGTGCTGGCTGGCGGTGAGTTGCTGACCGGCAACATGATGAGCCTGCCCATGGCGCTGTTCGCCGGGCGTATCGGTCTGGGTCAGTTGGTGCGCAACTGGGTGCTGGTGACGCTGGCCAATCTGATCGGCGCGCTGTTCGTCGCCTATTGTTTCGGCCATGTGGTGGGGCTGACTGAAGGCGCCTTCATGGCCAAGACTGTGGCCATCGCCAATGCCAAGGTGGGGGCCAGCTTCGAACAGGCTTTCATCTCGGGTATTGGCTGCAATTGGCTGGTGTGCCTGGCGGTGTGGCTCAGCTACGCGAGCAAGGACGTGATCGGTAAAGTGGTCGGCATGTGGTTTCCGGTGATGGCATTCGTAGCGATCGGCTTTCAGCACATCGTCGCCAACATGTTCGTCATTCCTGCAGCGATCTTTGCCGGCGCCTTGAGCTGGGCGCAGTTCGGCGACAACTTCGTTCCGGTATTTTTGGGCAACGCGGTGGGCGGCGCGGTGTTCGTCGGCCTGGCTTATCACTTGGCCTTCTTCAACGCGGCGACCAAGCCTGTTGAAATGTCCAGGACCAGCGGCGCGCAAACATCGGAATAA
- a CDS encoding metallophosphoesterase: MKARIYSDLHLEIEAQLGLIPRNASNDADLVILAGDIHTKGRGVTWAQEVFDVPVAYVCGNHEFYKGHIDRTLQSMKQLAAGSNVHVLENESLVIGNARILGATAWTDFATGESVYQASQEARRGMNDFRLIRAGEGYRALSISDVISRNHRTYEWLKEELAKEFDGQTIVITHHCPLVNYCGPEQGSPLMPAYSNDWPELVRQADVWVFGHTHSHVDVMVEGCRLISNPKGYPGEQCGFSGDFMIDIN; encoded by the coding sequence TTGAAAGCCCGCATCTACTCCGACCTCCATCTAGAGATCGAAGCGCAACTTGGCTTGATCCCAAGGAACGCGAGCAACGATGCTGATCTTGTGATCCTTGCTGGCGACATCCACACCAAAGGGCGAGGGGTGACCTGGGCCCAGGAAGTATTTGATGTCCCGGTAGCCTATGTATGTGGAAACCACGAATTCTACAAAGGCCACATCGACCGCACCCTTCAATCGATGAAGCAGTTGGCGGCAGGCAGCAATGTGCATGTTCTTGAAAATGAGTCTCTCGTGATAGGTAACGCGCGCATTTTGGGTGCTACAGCTTGGACAGACTTCGCGACGGGTGAAAGCGTGTACCAAGCATCGCAGGAGGCTAGGCGAGGCATGAACGACTTCCGCCTGATTCGTGCAGGCGAGGGATACCGCGCATTGAGTATCAGTGACGTTATCAGTCGAAATCATCGAACCTACGAGTGGCTCAAGGAAGAGCTAGCCAAGGAGTTTGATGGGCAGACCATTGTCATCACTCATCATTGCCCACTGGTCAACTACTGCGGGCCAGAGCAGGGCTCACCCCTAATGCCGGCCTATTCAAATGACTGGCCAGAACTCGTTCGTCAGGCCGATGTATGGGTCTTTGGGCACACGCATAGCCATGTTGACGTGATGGTGGAAGGATGCCGGCTCATTAGTAACCCAAAAGGTTATCCGGGTGAGCAGTGCGGTTTTAGTGGCGACTTTATGATCGATATTAACTAG
- a CDS encoding HAD family hydrolase produces the protein MNYRAVLVDAFGTIVRIRSATHPYRMLLKEGLRAGRLPRPGDVRTLMTFDGDLAQAAELLQITVLPERLAQIQDALDREIHSIEAFSDAVEGIQALQAQKVRLGICSNLAAPYGSAVKRLFPTLDAYALSYEIGALKPDPVMYRSACKLLGVSVGDRFGEERVAMVGDSLRCDCHGPRAVGINGLHLDRSGAGKITNLMGFASLILAD, from the coding sequence ATGAACTATCGAGCAGTGCTAGTTGATGCGTTCGGAACGATCGTTCGAATTCGATCTGCCACGCATCCATACCGCATGCTTCTGAAAGAGGGGCTGCGGGCCGGTAGGCTTCCCAGGCCAGGTGACGTTCGAACGCTCATGACGTTCGATGGCGACCTTGCTCAGGCTGCCGAGCTTCTGCAAATCACGGTTCTGCCAGAGCGGCTTGCTCAGATCCAAGATGCCCTTGATCGCGAGATTCACAGCATTGAGGCTTTCTCTGATGCCGTTGAAGGCATTCAAGCCTTACAGGCACAGAAGGTGCGGCTAGGCATTTGCAGCAATCTTGCAGCGCCATATGGCTCTGCCGTAAAGCGTCTTTTTCCAACCCTGGACGCATATGCACTGAGTTATGAGATCGGAGCGCTCAAGCCGGATCCAGTGATGTACCGCAGCGCCTGCAAACTGCTCGGAGTGAGCGTTGGCGATAGGTTTGGCGAGGAGCGCGTGGCGATGGTGGGGGACTCCCTGCGCTGTGACTGCCACGGGCCTAGAGCGGTTGGCATCAATGGGCTGCACCTTGACCGATCAGGCGCTGGAAAGATCACGAATCTGATGGGTTTTGCTTCGCTGATACTTGCCGATTAG
- a CDS encoding arsinothricin resistance N-acetyltransferase ArsN1 family A: MRIRPAEPNDAPTIAAIYNQGIEERSSTFETAPRNPADMLERLQGGDRYPVLVMLDEHDQVVGWASLSGYRARACYDGIADFSIYLSREVRGQGLGKHLLQALLKEAQARGFWKVLSRVFTFNRASLALCEACGFREVGVYEKHACLDGRWIDCVIVERLFPENQATGVTPIVVTKTETGGLSAC; the protein is encoded by the coding sequence ATGCGCATCCGTCCTGCTGAGCCCAATGACGCACCAACGATAGCTGCCATCTACAACCAAGGAATTGAGGAACGGAGCTCGACGTTTGAAACCGCGCCTCGAAACCCAGCTGACATGCTTGAACGACTCCAAGGAGGTGATCGTTATCCTGTGCTGGTAATGCTTGACGAGCACGATCAGGTTGTAGGGTGGGCAAGCCTGAGCGGCTATCGCGCTCGCGCATGCTATGACGGCATCGCTGACTTTTCTATTTACTTGAGCCGTGAGGTTCGAGGCCAAGGGCTGGGCAAGCATCTGCTTCAAGCACTGCTTAAAGAGGCGCAAGCACGGGGTTTCTGGAAAGTCCTCTCCCGCGTATTTACCTTCAACCGTGCCAGCCTAGCATTGTGTGAGGCGTGCGGTTTCCGTGAGGTGGGGGTGTATGAGAAACACGCCTGCCTTGACGGTCGTTGGATTGACTGCGTGATTGTCGAACGACTTTTTCCTGAGAACCAAGCCACAGGCGTAACACCGATCGTTGTGACCAAAACTGAGACAGGTGGGCTAAGTGCCTGTTGA
- a CDS encoding lipoprotein — protein sequence MNTSINERISRLRSRRSGLDRSSVIAMDAKDFIVNRSLTKEAWEHRVKDKPNTTFALGAMQEVDPTYTRISIETAERVSNQLSKRTSGNLEFELQGSVPLNVHIRGVSDVDLLAIEADFHTYDARGNMSTSGQYRSPTSRTSVGVLTARRGEISKALRDAFPAATIDTSGSKAIKLQGGSLARPVDVVPSHWHDTITYQASGQKYDRAVTILDSHKSTTIENWPFLHIKKVRERCETTGGGLRKSIRLCKNIRAELEAEGKPVTISSFDIASIMYHANMHSLSAGAYYELAILAETQRYLDYLWNNKEEARRIVVPDGSRFIFNTEDKFNGLLHLSVAMDSLLREVAKEQNHLLSLSEKPMLDASRVAVTNAIIF from the coding sequence ATGAACACATCAATTAATGAACGAATTAGCCGTCTACGCTCCAGACGCTCGGGCCTTGATAGATCCTCTGTGATCGCGATGGATGCGAAGGATTTCATCGTGAACCGAAGCCTCACAAAAGAGGCGTGGGAACATAGGGTTAAAGACAAGCCGAATACAACGTTTGCTTTAGGAGCGATGCAGGAGGTAGATCCTACCTACACCCGCATCAGCATCGAAACCGCAGAACGGGTTAGCAACCAGTTGTCGAAGAGGACAAGCGGCAATCTCGAATTCGAGCTTCAGGGATCAGTACCACTGAATGTCCATATTCGAGGGGTCAGTGATGTCGATCTTCTAGCGATAGAAGCTGACTTTCATACCTATGATGCCCGTGGGAACATGAGTACATCGGGTCAGTACCGCTCACCGACCTCACGCACTTCAGTTGGAGTGTTAACCGCTCGCAGGGGGGAAATTAGTAAAGCTCTTCGTGATGCGTTTCCCGCTGCGACAATTGACACCTCTGGCTCTAAAGCCATCAAATTGCAAGGAGGGTCATTAGCACGTCCAGTAGATGTCGTGCCTTCCCACTGGCATGACACCATCACTTATCAAGCCTCTGGTCAGAAATATGACCGCGCGGTCACTATCCTAGATTCGCATAAAAGTACCACGATTGAAAACTGGCCTTTCCTGCACATCAAAAAGGTACGAGAACGATGTGAAACCACGGGTGGTGGGCTCCGCAAGTCAATAAGATTATGTAAAAACATAAGGGCAGAGCTCGAAGCAGAGGGAAAACCTGTAACGATCTCAAGCTTTGATATTGCCTCAATAATGTACCATGCCAACATGCATAGCCTCTCCGCTGGCGCCTACTATGAACTAGCGATATTGGCCGAGACCCAAAGATATCTGGATTATTTGTGGAACAATAAGGAAGAAGCGAGGCGAATAGTAGTACCTGATGGCTCCCGCTTTATCTTTAATACCGAGGACAAATTCAATGGCTTGCTGCATCTATCCGTAGCAATGGACAGTCTCCTCCGAGAGGTAGCCAAAGAGCAAAACCACCTTCTAAGCTTATCCGAAAAGCCTATGCTGGATGCCAGCAGGGTAGCTGTGACCAACGCGATCATTTTTTAA